The Phycisphaeraceae bacterium genome has a window encoding:
- a CDS encoding UvrD-helicase domain-containing protein, which translates to MSASASARGAGHVSILASAGSGKTYRLSSRYLALLAAGARPGSILATTFTRAAAGEIRDRILARLARACVDERERDALAASMQVELDDGPHPDLSPARLRGLLGSLTRDLHALQVRTIDSFFAGIVRCFALSLDLPPAPDIVEGERERLLTRDAIRLMLADGDSQRLIDLLREFIEGRADRGVMDEIERAVTGLHGLFVEAPRQAWDTIPHTSTLDDEALRRAVASLEAAGEHAAHPDKRHRAALEKNLSQLAACAPGLADDWATFLNSGLAKPVALREAVYYRKPIDRLLVDAYAPLIRHARAVVRNAIRSRTLATRDLLERYDAAALDARRAARAITFGDLTAAIAGRADSLELNDIYFRLDARVQHLLLDEMQDTSVEQWRALMPIAREVLATYDGSRTFFCVGDVKQSIYGWRDAAPDLLERLPDLFPSIRSDSLDRSWRSSPVVIDAVNRVFTAVASNPVMAEFAEAAAAWDATFHEHAAVEKNRRLPGRVELRVCRAVEDSERAEPARLRQAAELARDLHRRQPELSIGVLTRSNKAVGRILNELTSMGVRATGRGGGPLTDAAPVNAVLDALRLAEHPDHTIASFHVGSSPLWTVLHGASSAASRLPSAGGEQEIGDRRSGADGQTPTPTGDDRPPAADSPLSTQHAPRGARSAALPSPARAAALSRHIRRLVLEHGLARTIARWVRLLAPSCDARELRRLHELVELAAAFDARPTPRLDDFIRLVETTAVADPMSARVEVMTIHKSKGLEFDLVILPDLDGRLIRTDNALVAVERSGPGGPVTRITRWVSEDQWGHFDDLRTLHESTKQRLARESLAVLYVAMTRAIGGLFMLIDGPVKRAPKCSHAALLLAALAPDRGRKPGELVHESGDPGFLDHLARARATREPMAASPDALDEASTAIPLAPPRRAAVASAASPSAETETLVPPSTSAEPFRLPDQDALDLGTAMHAMFEQVEWIEDGVPEDAVLRRIVARVLPRRGEAWIDRSIASFRAALEKPPVRGVLERAVSHQPSAVGPEPGTRNPEVAAHPAVRRVWRERRFVREHDGVIQQGTIDRLEATQDEAGRYVAARVIDFKTDAVDAAEATAHAARYRRQMLDYRAAAASLLGIDESAVGLVLVYVHPGVVTPVT; encoded by the coding sequence ATGAGCGCTTCCGCATCCGCCCGCGGCGCCGGGCACGTGAGCATCCTGGCCTCCGCGGGTTCGGGCAAGACATACCGGCTCAGCAGCCGCTACCTGGCGCTCCTCGCGGCCGGGGCGCGTCCGGGCTCGATCCTCGCCACCACCTTCACCCGCGCCGCGGCGGGCGAGATCCGCGACCGCATCCTCGCCCGCCTGGCCAGGGCGTGCGTGGATGAACGCGAGCGCGACGCGCTGGCGGCCTCGATGCAGGTCGAACTCGATGACGGGCCGCACCCGGACCTGTCGCCCGCGCGCCTGCGCGGTCTGCTCGGATCGCTGACGCGCGACCTGCACGCCCTGCAGGTGCGCACCATCGACAGTTTCTTCGCGGGCATCGTGCGCTGCTTTGCGCTCTCGCTCGACCTGCCGCCCGCGCCTGACATCGTCGAGGGCGAGCGCGAGCGCCTGCTCACGCGCGACGCCATCCGGCTGATGCTGGCCGACGGCGACTCCCAGCGGCTCATCGACCTGCTGCGCGAGTTCATCGAAGGCCGGGCCGACCGGGGCGTGATGGACGAGATCGAGCGCGCCGTCACGGGCCTGCACGGGCTTTTCGTCGAGGCCCCGCGCCAGGCATGGGACACGATTCCACACACGTCGACGCTGGATGACGAGGCGCTGCGGCGCGCCGTCGCGTCGCTCGAGGCGGCCGGCGAGCACGCCGCGCATCCCGACAAGCGTCACCGCGCCGCGCTGGAGAAGAACCTGTCGCAGCTGGCCGCCTGCGCCCCCGGGCTGGCGGATGACTGGGCGACGTTCCTCAACAGCGGTCTGGCGAAACCCGTCGCGCTCCGCGAAGCGGTGTACTACCGCAAACCCATCGACCGCCTGCTGGTGGACGCCTACGCGCCGCTCATCCGGCACGCGCGGGCCGTGGTCCGCAACGCCATCCGCTCGCGCACCCTGGCCACGCGCGACCTGCTGGAGCGGTACGACGCCGCCGCCCTGGACGCGAGGCGGGCGGCGCGGGCCATCACCTTCGGCGACCTGACCGCGGCCATCGCCGGGCGCGCCGATTCCCTGGAACTGAACGACATCTACTTCCGGCTCGACGCCCGCGTGCAGCACCTGCTGCTCGATGAGATGCAGGACACCAGCGTGGAGCAGTGGCGGGCCCTCATGCCCATCGCCCGCGAGGTGCTGGCCACCTACGACGGCTCGCGCACCTTCTTCTGCGTGGGCGACGTCAAGCAGTCCATCTACGGCTGGCGCGACGCGGCGCCCGACCTGCTGGAGCGACTGCCGGACCTGTTCCCGTCCATCCGGTCCGACTCGCTGGACAGGTCGTGGCGCTCTTCGCCGGTGGTGATCGACGCGGTGAATCGCGTCTTCACCGCCGTCGCGTCGAATCCCGTGATGGCCGAGTTCGCCGAGGCCGCCGCCGCGTGGGACGCGACGTTCCACGAGCACGCCGCCGTGGAGAAGAACCGGCGTCTGCCCGGGCGCGTGGAGCTGCGCGTCTGCCGAGCCGTGGAAGACAGTGAACGGGCTGAGCCCGCGCGACTGCGACAGGCGGCGGAACTGGCGCGCGACCTGCACCGGCGGCAACCCGAACTCTCGATCGGCGTGCTGACGCGATCCAACAAGGCCGTGGGCCGGATTCTCAACGAACTCACCTCGATGGGCGTGCGCGCCACAGGCCGGGGCGGCGGCCCGCTCACCGACGCCGCGCCCGTCAACGCCGTGCTCGACGCCCTGCGCCTGGCGGAGCATCCCGATCACACCATCGCGTCGTTCCACGTGGGAAGTTCGCCCCTGTGGACGGTGCTGCATGGGGCGTCATCAGCCGCCAGCCGCCTGCCATCTGCCGGGGGTGAGCAGGAGATCGGAGATCGGAGATCGGGGGCCGACGGTCAGACGCCCACGCCGACAGGCGACGACCGGCCGCCGGCGGCTGATTCGCCGCTGAGCACTCAGCACGCACCACGCGGTGCTCGCAGCGCGGCGCTCCCCTCTCCCGCCCGCGCCGCGGCGCTCTCCCGCCACATCCGACGCCTGGTGCTGGAGCACGGCCTGGCGCGCACCATCGCCCGCTGGGTGCGGCTGCTGGCGCCATCGTGCGACGCCCGCGAGCTGCGGCGTCTGCACGAGCTGGTCGAACTGGCCGCCGCGTTCGACGCCCGGCCCACGCCGCGACTGGACGACTTCATCCGGCTGGTCGAGACCACCGCCGTCGCCGATCCCATGTCGGCGCGCGTGGAGGTGATGACCATCCACAAGTCCAAGGGACTGGAGTTCGACCTGGTCATCCTGCCCGATCTTGATGGCCGGCTGATCCGCACCGACAACGCGCTGGTGGCGGTGGAGCGGTCCGGGCCGGGCGGGCCGGTCACGCGCATCACCCGCTGGGTGTCGGAGGATCAGTGGGGGCACTTCGATGACCTGCGGACTCTGCACGAATCCACGAAGCAGCGGCTGGCGCGCGAGTCGCTCGCCGTGCTCTACGTGGCGATGACGCGGGCGATCGGCGGACTGTTCATGCTGATCGACGGCCCGGTGAAGCGCGCCCCGAAGTGCTCCCACGCCGCCCTGCTGCTGGCGGCCCTGGCCCCGGACCGCGGGCGCAAGCCGGGTGAACTCGTGCATGAGTCAGGCGACCCCGGCTTCCTCGATCACCTGGCGCGCGCGAGGGCGACTCGGGAACCGATGGCGGCGTCTCCCGACGCGCTCGACGAGGCGAGTACGGCGATTCCGCTGGCGCCCCCCCGACGCGCCGCCGTCGCGTCCGCCGCCAGCCCTTCCGCGGAGACGGAAACGCTCGTCCCCCCGTCCACGAGCGCCGAGCCGTTCCGCCTGCCGGATCAGGATGCCCTCGACCTCGGCACCGCCATGCACGCGATGTTCGAGCAGGTCGAATGGATCGAGGATGGAGTTCCGGAAGACGCCGTGCTGCGGCGAATCGTGGCGCGAGTCCTGCCCCGGCGCGGCGAAGCGTGGATTGATCGGTCGATCGCCTCGTTCCGCGCCGCGCTGGAGAAGCCGCCCGTGCGCGGGGTGCTGGAGCGAGCCGTCAGCCATCAGCCGTCGGCCGTCGGCCCGGAACCGGGAACCCGGAACCCGGAAGTCGCGGCTCACCCCGCCGTCCGCCGCGTCTGGCGCGAGCGGCGGTTCGTGCGCGAGCACGACGGCGTCATCCAGCAGGGCACGATCGACCGACTGGAAGCGACGCAGGACGAGGCGGGCCGATACGTGGCGGCGCGGGTCATCGACTTCAAGACCGACGCCGTCGATGCGGCGGAAGCGACCGCCCACGCCGCCCGCTACCGGCGGCAGATGCTGGACTATCGCGCCGCCGCCGCGTCGCTGCTGGGGATCGACGAATCCGCGGTGGGTCTGGTGCTGGTCTACGTCCATCCGGGCGTCGTGACCCCGGTGACGTAG
- a CDS encoding PD-(D/E)XK nuclease family protein yields the protein MIRRHWLDWSQPCLPQAGAWLLDHADTPGELGEWLVVTPGARAGRLLLRTLLEASRDRSIPLAPPRVVTPSALAEAALGFDRPVATHIERVLAWMHVLRTRRDLARGLMRRPPDESDHPGWHEIATMLADIHRELGGEQVAFDRVIQACEELALDAEVTRWRTLDALRAGVIEHLAACGLADPDEAVMERLSRGGSRSTRETPQPARLVLLGVAELTRVQRAVVTAFADRADALIHAPPSLADRFDDLGCVRPEPWAEATIDLPRESIILCDRPRDQAQAAIRTLAALSRRTDGLRPDQVIIGLGDESLGEPISRAAEEVAAISHQPSAVGRQPNTECTQPLFIHLAPGTPLERTGPWRLLDALQRWLAEPRFAHLAALVRHPDMERWLNGELSAVGRGGDPGDDQEDEAATGVSHDHNTDETPRRPERRGILSLLDQSFSDHLHDRLDGQPPGDDATQHRLRCVREAVASLSASIDGPPAALGDWTGAIMTVLNRVYVGFDLDPTTRAAGDAIRDACRSLRQIPNFLQARVSGAQALRLALSIAARQSAPWPVRAGQIDAVGWLELHLDPSEHVIVTGFNDGRVPAAVTADPFLPDGLRGRLGLLDNRRRLARDAYLLEAMRRSRASFTVILGRHDAQGEPLPPSRLLLAVPPQELPQRVLLLTDGAHARSWPAPLGAPRAGAGSAFVVPDPPAGPIHVPRLRVTQFKAYLACPYRFWLGQMLGLKEAGDRADELDPLHFGSLLHGVLRLVGEDQALRHATRAEPIAEALREALRERARATYGDDPMPAVRVQLARLTQRLEAFARAQAAHRRDGWEIECVEFPLPDNAVLDVPGQEPMPLTARIDRVDRRGEEWLLIDYKSSESGEKPERTHGPRRDGRWTDLQLPLYEHLYRTFVQPGATPQSTRLAYFVLPRRQDDAGLLVAEWSPQERADAVEEARRIVKAVREGRFPISRTPPSPDPFAAICHATVFAAVTEDDADDEEAAGPEGDEP from the coding sequence ATGATCCGGCGTCACTGGCTCGACTGGTCGCAACCCTGCCTGCCGCAGGCGGGCGCGTGGCTGCTCGACCACGCGGACACGCCTGGAGAACTGGGCGAGTGGCTGGTGGTGACGCCCGGCGCCCGGGCCGGACGGCTGCTGCTGCGAACGCTGCTGGAAGCGTCGCGGGACCGGTCGATCCCGCTCGCCCCGCCCCGCGTCGTCACCCCCAGCGCGCTGGCGGAGGCGGCGCTGGGCTTCGATCGCCCGGTCGCCACCCACATCGAGCGCGTGCTCGCGTGGATGCACGTGCTGCGAACGCGGCGCGACCTGGCCCGCGGCCTGATGCGCCGCCCGCCTGACGAGTCGGACCACCCCGGGTGGCACGAGATCGCCACGATGCTGGCCGACATTCACCGCGAACTGGGCGGCGAACAGGTCGCCTTCGACCGCGTGATCCAGGCCTGCGAGGAACTCGCTCTCGACGCCGAAGTGACGCGCTGGCGGACGCTCGACGCCCTGCGCGCCGGAGTGATCGAGCACCTCGCCGCGTGCGGGCTGGCGGATCCCGATGAGGCGGTAATGGAGCGGTTGTCGCGTGGCGGCTCCCGGTCGACGCGGGAAACACCGCAGCCCGCGCGGCTTGTCCTGCTCGGCGTGGCGGAACTGACTCGCGTGCAGCGGGCCGTCGTGACCGCGTTCGCGGACCGCGCCGACGCCCTGATCCACGCACCGCCGTCGCTCGCGGATCGCTTCGATGATCTCGGCTGCGTGCGCCCCGAGCCGTGGGCCGAGGCGACCATCGACCTGCCGCGCGAGTCGATCATCCTGTGCGACCGACCGCGCGACCAGGCGCAGGCGGCGATCCGGACCCTCGCCGCCCTGTCGAGGCGCACCGACGGATTGCGCCCGGACCAGGTCATCATCGGGCTTGGCGATGAATCGCTGGGCGAACCCATCTCGCGCGCCGCGGAGGAGGTGGCGGCCATCAGCCATCAGCCATCAGCCGTCGGCCGTCAGCCGAACACTGAATGCACACAACCCCTGTTCATCCATCTCGCGCCCGGCACACCGCTGGAGCGCACCGGACCGTGGCGCCTGCTCGATGCGCTGCAGCGCTGGCTGGCGGAACCGCGCTTCGCGCACCTCGCCGCGCTGGTGAGGCATCCGGACATGGAGCGCTGGCTGAATGGTGAGTTGTCCGCCGTCGGCCGCGGGGGTGATCCGGGGGACGACCAGGAAGACGAAGCCGCTACGGGAGTGTCGCACGACCACAACACCGATGAGACGCCCCGCCGCCCCGAGCGCCGCGGCATCCTGTCGCTCCTCGACCAGTCATTCTCCGATCACCTGCACGATCGGCTGGATGGCCAGCCCCCGGGCGATGACGCGACGCAGCATCGCCTGCGGTGCGTGCGCGAGGCGGTCGCCTCGCTCAGCGCATCGATCGACGGCCCCCCCGCCGCGCTCGGCGACTGGACCGGCGCCATCATGACCGTGCTCAACCGCGTGTATGTCGGGTTCGACCTCGACCCGACCACGCGAGCCGCTGGCGACGCGATCCGCGACGCGTGTCGATCGCTGCGTCAGATTCCGAACTTCCTGCAGGCGCGGGTCTCCGGCGCCCAGGCGCTGCGGCTGGCGCTGTCAATCGCGGCGCGTCAGTCGGCGCCCTGGCCCGTGCGGGCCGGGCAGATCGACGCGGTGGGCTGGCTGGAGCTGCACCTCGACCCGTCGGAGCACGTCATCGTCACGGGGTTCAACGACGGGCGCGTGCCCGCGGCGGTCACCGCCGATCCCTTCCTGCCCGACGGACTGCGCGGGCGGCTGGGTCTGCTCGACAATCGCCGCCGCCTGGCGCGCGACGCCTACCTGCTGGAGGCGATGCGTCGATCGCGCGCGTCCTTCACCGTGATTCTCGGAAGGCACGACGCTCAGGGCGAGCCGCTTCCGCCCAGCCGCCTGCTGCTGGCCGTGCCGCCGCAGGAGCTGCCCCAGCGCGTGCTGCTGCTGACGGACGGGGCTCACGCGCGGTCGTGGCCGGCGCCGCTGGGCGCGCCGCGGGCCGGCGCCGGTTCGGCTTTCGTCGTGCCCGACCCCCCCGCGGGTCCGATTCACGTGCCGCGTCTGCGGGTCACGCAGTTCAAGGCGTATCTCGCCTGCCCCTACCGCTTCTGGCTCGGGCAGATGCTGGGGCTGAAGGAAGCGGGCGACCGGGCGGATGAACTCGACCCGCTGCACTTCGGCTCGCTGCTGCACGGCGTGCTTCGGCTGGTGGGCGAGGACCAGGCGCTGCGTCACGCCACCCGCGCCGAGCCCATCGCCGAGGCGCTGCGCGAGGCCCTTCGAGAACGCGCCCGCGCGACCTATGGTGACGACCCCATGCCCGCGGTTCGGGTGCAGCTGGCGCGCCTGACGCAGCGGCTGGAGGCCTTCGCCCGCGCCCAGGCGGCCCATCGGCGCGATGGGTGGGAGATCGAGTGCGTCGAGTTCCCACTGCCCGACAACGCGGTGCTGGACGTGCCCGGACAGGAGCCGATGCCCCTCACCGCCCGCATCGACCGCGTCGATCGCCGCGGCGAAGAATGGCTGCTCATCGACTACAAGTCGTCGGAATCGGGTGAGAAGCCCGAACGCACCCACGGCCCGCGGCGCGACGGTCGGTGGACCGACCTGCAGTTGCCCTTGTATGAACACCTGTACCGGACGTTCGTCCAGCCCGGGGCGACGCCCCAGTCCACGCGGCTGGCCTACTTCGTGCTGCCCCGCCGGCAGGATGACGCCGGGCTGCTCGTGGCCGAGTGGTCGCCGCAGGAACGGGCCGACGCGGTGGAGGAAGCCCGGCGCATCGTGAAGGCGGTGCGGGAAGGCCGGTTTCCGATCAGCCGCACGCCGCCCTCGCCCGACCCCTTCGCGGCGATCTGTCACGCCACGGTCTTCGCCGCCGTCACCGAGGACGACGCGGATGACGAGGAGGCCGCCGGCCCGGAGGGGGACGAGCCATGA
- a CDS encoding S8 family serine peptidase, with the protein MLFSETPRELEFSGRLIARPDQALMRRPDGEAAARDAVHLAIEAFTLIEHVAATDEYLLALPDGVSENDAAAELLATGLFQYVEPDWICYPASSNCPNDPRLDRQWHHATNIMQSCEGWALFTGDPGVTVAICDTGVRVTHQDLLLHRKPGYNAVDRLWEGEGGQITDINGHGTGVLGAAAANGNNGVGVSGVGWNLGHRMMRITNSQAGGSTISTITHAARTAVENGDRVASVSYAGTTTDTARTTATYIKSKGGLLVWAAGNGGSFLHTDRDADDLIVVGATNPADERWINSNYGSYVDLFAPGDDIHTTTNGGDRKYGSPSGTSYAAPLVAGLIGLIWSAEPTLTPDEVEHLLKQGCDDLGAPGVDSVFGYGRINVYKTLRDSVAPVLWDYPDGFPAIIDPTGGTSMRVTVSPYGYTGVEGTARLHYHDGVQWRSTLMPHLGGNLYQAVFPPLPCGSVTRYYFSIRIAMGVRAYDPPEAPDRCFIAPVVREPVFVDLFETDQGWTVSSDTLLSGQWERGVPAGDGSRGDPPTDSDGSGQCYLTGNAPGNSDVDGGPTRLFSPILDLSGGLDYHITYARWFTTDRPGDWLRVHISNDGGDTWTLVERVGNGAGWQTTRFRVADVIAPTSQVMLRFQVADQPDDSITEAAIDAFMVLPDSCRVVTTSLTNAVVTRGTLVSGSFVDLIVSDNVALRARSAPEEGGAGVHSMYLRVDAQTDAVNPSDLDVRIETRIDDVAAAGKVMMRNWVLNRFEEVASYAVGLDEVVIDVKGLNGATYVRASDGRLQVQLRHTAAVLLFGSSFDTWVDHVRIVVRE; encoded by the coding sequence GTGCTCTTCTCGGAAACGCCCAGGGAGCTGGAGTTCTCCGGGCGTCTCATCGCTCGTCCGGATCAGGCGTTGATGCGTCGCCCCGACGGGGAAGCCGCGGCGCGGGACGCGGTGCATCTGGCCATCGAGGCGTTCACGCTCATCGAACACGTCGCCGCCACGGACGAATACCTGCTCGCCCTGCCCGATGGTGTCTCGGAGAACGACGCGGCCGCTGAACTGCTGGCTACTGGCCTCTTCCAGTACGTCGAGCCGGACTGGATCTGCTACCCCGCCTCGTCGAACTGCCCCAACGACCCGCGACTTGATCGGCAATGGCACCATGCCACGAACATCATGCAGTCGTGCGAGGGCTGGGCCTTGTTCACCGGCGACCCCGGCGTGACCGTGGCGATCTGCGACACCGGCGTCCGGGTGACCCATCAGGATCTGCTGCTCCATCGCAAGCCCGGCTACAACGCCGTCGATCGACTCTGGGAGGGCGAGGGCGGGCAGATCACGGACATCAACGGTCACGGCACGGGCGTCCTCGGGGCCGCGGCAGCCAACGGGAACAACGGCGTCGGCGTGTCGGGTGTTGGCTGGAACCTGGGCCATCGGATGATGCGCATCACCAACTCCCAGGCCGGGGGCAGCACCATCAGCACGATCACCCACGCGGCGCGCACCGCGGTGGAGAATGGCGACCGCGTCGCCAGCGTGAGCTACGCGGGAACCACGACCGACACCGCGCGCACCACGGCCACGTACATCAAGTCGAAGGGCGGCCTGCTGGTGTGGGCCGCGGGAAATGGGGGCAGTTTCCTTCATACCGACCGCGACGCCGATGACCTGATTGTCGTCGGCGCCACCAACCCGGCCGACGAACGGTGGATCAACTCCAACTACGGGTCATACGTCGATCTCTTCGCGCCGGGCGATGACATCCATACCACCACCAACGGGGGCGACCGGAAGTACGGCAGCCCCAGCGGCACCAGTTACGCCGCACCGCTGGTGGCGGGTCTGATCGGGCTGATCTGGTCCGCCGAACCAACCCTGACGCCCGATGAGGTCGAGCACCTGCTCAAGCAGGGGTGCGACGACCTGGGCGCGCCCGGTGTGGACAGCGTGTTCGGGTACGGGCGAATCAACGTCTACAAGACCCTGCGCGATTCCGTGGCGCCCGTTCTCTGGGACTACCCGGACGGGTTTCCCGCGATCATCGACCCCACCGGCGGAACGTCGATGCGCGTCACCGTCTCGCCGTACGGCTACACAGGCGTCGAGGGCACGGCCCGGCTGCACTACCACGACGGCGTGCAGTGGCGCAGCACGCTCATGCCTCACCTCGGCGGAAACCTCTACCAGGCGGTCTTCCCTCCCCTGCCGTGCGGCAGCGTGACCCGCTACTACTTCTCGATCCGTATCGCCATGGGCGTTCGGGCCTATGACCCGCCCGAGGCGCCGGATCGCTGCTTCATCGCCCCTGTCGTGCGGGAGCCCGTCTTCGTCGATCTCTTCGAGACCGACCAGGGGTGGACCGTCAGCAGCGACACGCTGCTCAGCGGCCAGTGGGAGCGCGGCGTGCCCGCCGGCGACGGCTCGCGAGGCGACCCGCCGACCGATTCTGACGGCTCCGGACAGTGCTATCTCACCGGCAACGCGCCCGGCAACAGCGACGTGGATGGCGGGCCCACGCGGCTGTTCTCCCCCATCCTCGACCTGTCGGGCGGGCTGGACTATCACATCACCTACGCGCGATGGTTCACCACCGATCGACCCGGCGACTGGCTGCGGGTTCACATTTCCAACGACGGCGGCGATACGTGGACGCTGGTGGAGCGCGTAGGCAACGGAGCGGGCTGGCAGACCACACGCTTCCGGGTCGCCGATGTCATCGCGCCCACGTCGCAGGTGATGCTGCGATTCCAGGTGGCGGATCAACCGGACGACTCGATCACCGAGGCGGCCATCGACGCCTTCATGGTGCTGCCCGATTCGTGCCGCGTGGTGACCACGTCGCTCACCAACGCCGTGGTCACGCGAGGCACACTCGTCTCCGGCTCGTTCGTCGATCTGATCGTGTCGGACAACGTGGCATTGCGCGCCCGGTCGGCGCCCGAGGAGGGCGGCGCTGGGGTCCACAGCATGTACCTGCGCGTGGACGCCCAGACCGACGCCGTCAACCCCTCTGATCTGGACGTGCGCATCGAAACCCGCATCGACGACGTGGCCGCCGCAGGCAAGGTGATGATGCGGAACTGGGTGCTCAACCGGTTCGAGGAAGTCGCGTCGTACGCCGTCGGTCTGGATGAGGTTGTCATTGACGTCAAGGGACTGAACGGCGCGACTTACGTGCGGGCCTCGGACGGACGCCTCCAGGTGCAGTTGAGGCACACCGCCGCGGTGCTGCTGTTCGGCAGTTCGTTCGACACCTGGGTGGATCATGTCCGCATCGTGGTGCGCGAGTGA
- a CDS encoding DUF2752 domain-containing protein yields MSLAPLDSQSGVGPSSLGVDGGAAVMSASTGSPPVAVLERAAAGDGSTFARRMVALIVALGCLGVLGVALSIAPDARGHGTHEQLGMPACRWVESFGLACPTCGMTTSFAHAVRGDLLASFLTQPMGMVLSILTAAALIVGLYVAATGSALGGLLGRLWTPRILWLAAAMTTLAWIYKILVVREIL; encoded by the coding sequence ATGTCCTTGGCACCCCTCGACTCCCAATCCGGCGTCGGTCCGTCCTCCCTCGGCGTCGATGGGGGGGCGGCGGTCATGTCGGCCTCCACCGGTTCGCCCCCCGTGGCGGTGCTGGAGCGTGCCGCCGCCGGGGACGGCTCCACCTTCGCCCGGCGCATGGTGGCGCTCATTGTCGCCCTCGGCTGCCTGGGCGTGCTGGGTGTGGCGCTGAGCATCGCGCCGGATGCTCGCGGGCACGGCACGCATGAACAGCTCGGCATGCCCGCCTGCCGCTGGGTGGAGAGCTTCGGGCTGGCCTGCCCGACGTGCGGGATGACGACATCCTTCGCCCATGCGGTGCGAGGCGACCTGCTCGCGTCGTTCCTGACCCAGCCGATGGGCATGGTGCTTTCGATTCTGACTGCCGCCGCCCTGATCGTGGGTCTGTATGTGGCGGCGACGGGTTCGGCGCTGGGGGGGTTGCTGGGACGGCTGTGGACGCCCCGGATACTCTGGCTCGCGGCGGCGATGACCACGCTGGCGTGGATCTACAAGATTCTGGTCGTTCGGGAGATCCTCTGA
- a CDS encoding glycosyltransferase has product MRVLHVVDPGSPGGGACTLQLMAAPLARLTSVRQDVLLVGNGRHERLAERCGVPVTGRLTAPRHQPVMAGFLGGAFRRFVRSREEVFGRYDLVHAWTARSALLAAIAAPARRRVATLTIGPVNGFLMRLLARAIDSHPTFLLATSVAVKRDYIAAGVGARHLDVLRPAVHPEAVEDGSDDRDHVRRRWGVDERSFVIGLLCEPVSWSDARRAAVVLSLAAEAGRDVRLVVHPAAQRRVEAVRWLMRIGHAHRLIVDEQLAEPWRCVHGLDAALILGDDTTTLDVSEGGSPFSLLFGGGRALRPMPGVMPALWAMATGVPVIAERSLAMQEVIDHDHTGLLVDQRDINAAASCVVRLFDDPGAGSRLGQAARASIHRAHHVSAYCVQLKEVYERVIAGRVAAVVQEGGEAVIEQRRSGADLRG; this is encoded by the coding sequence ATGCGCGTGCTTCACGTCGTCGATCCCGGCAGCCCCGGTGGTGGGGCATGCACCCTGCAGCTCATGGCGGCGCCCCTGGCGCGACTCACGTCGGTGCGTCAGGATGTTCTGCTGGTGGGTAACGGGCGTCACGAGCGACTGGCCGAGCGCTGCGGCGTGCCCGTGACGGGGCGGCTGACCGCGCCTCGTCACCAGCCGGTGATGGCGGGCTTCCTGGGCGGGGCGTTCAGGCGGTTCGTCCGGTCGCGCGAGGAAGTCTTCGGTCGATACGACCTCGTCCACGCCTGGACGGCGCGGTCCGCGCTGCTGGCGGCCATTGCCGCGCCGGCTCGCAGGCGCGTGGCGACCCTGACGATCGGGCCGGTCAACGGCTTTCTGATGCGCCTGCTGGCCAGGGCCATCGACAGTCATCCGACCTTTCTGCTGGCCACGTCGGTGGCGGTGAAGCGTGATTACATCGCGGCGGGCGTGGGGGCGCGGCATCTGGACGTGCTCAGGCCGGCGGTGCATCCCGAGGCGGTGGAGGATGGCTCCGACGACCGCGACCATGTCCGTCGACGCTGGGGCGTGGACGAGCGGTCGTTCGTCATCGGGCTGCTCTGCGAACCGGTGTCCTGGTCGGACGCGAGGCGGGCGGCGGTGGTCCTGTCGCTCGCGGCCGAGGCCGGGCGCGACGTGCGCCTGGTGGTGCATCCCGCCGCCCAGCGCCGGGTGGAGGCGGTCCGCTGGCTGATGCGCATCGGGCACGCGCATCGGCTGATCGTGGATGAGCAGCTGGCCGAGCCGTGGCGCTGCGTCCACGGGCTGGACGCCGCGCTCATCCTGGGCGACGACACCACCACGCTGGACGTGAGCGAGGGCGGCTCGCCCTTCTCGCTGCTGTTCGGCGGAGGTCGTGCCCTGCGCCCCATGCCGGGCGTGATGCCCGCGCTGTGGGCCATGGCCACCGGCGTGCCCGTCATCGCCGAGCGGTCGCTGGCCATGCAGGAGGTCATCGACCATGACCACACCGGGCTGCTGGTGGACCAGCGCGACATCAACGCGGCGGCGTCGTGCGTGGTGCGCTTGTTCGACGATCCCGGCGCCGGCAGCCGGCTCGGGCAGGCGGCACGGGCGTCCATTCACCGGGCGCACCACGTCAGCGCCTACTGCGTGCAACTGAAGGAAGTCTACGAGCGGGTCATCGCCGGTCGGGTGGCGGCGGTGGTGCAGGAAGGCGGCGAGGCCGTCATCGAGCAGCGCCGCTCCGGCGCCGACCTGCGCGGCTGA